From Calonectris borealis chromosome 7, bCalBor7.hap1.2, whole genome shotgun sequence, one genomic window encodes:
- the NPS gene encoding neuropeptide S, whose amino-acid sequence MVTKIWQECGSVSRSRVDACALGRGPARCHVLRSAGDDDVRSNLCVRSLCRLNFVFILWISMTFMCSGYPVVPSMSSNPFYLNCQLYGKSDYCLVLLNNCLAKVGRNEELAFLKPYLEMPFNKRSFRNGVGSGIKKTSFRRAKS is encoded by the exons ATGGTCACCAA AATATGGCAGGAATGTGGTAGCGTCAGCAGAAGTCGTGTGGAcgcttgtgcacttggcagagggCCTGCAAGGTGCCATGTGCTGCGGTCTGCGGGAGATGATGATGTTCG ATCAAACCTGTGCGTCAGAAG tctgtgcaggttaaactttgttttcattctttggaTCTCAATGACATTCATGTGCTCGGGTTACCCAGTTGTCCCTTCCATG agCAGCAACCCTTTTTATTTGAATTGCCAGCTGTATGGAAAATCTGATTACTGCCTCGTCCTGCTGAATAACTGCTTAGCCAAGGTGGGCAGGAATGAAGAACTGGCTTTTTTAAAGCCTTACCTGGAGATGCCTTTCAATAAAAGGTCGTTTCGCAACGGTGTTGgatcaggaattaaaaaaacttCCTTTCGAAGAGCAAAGTCATAA